One Deinococcus grandis DNA window includes the following coding sequences:
- a CDS encoding polyprenyl synthetase family protein: protein MRAELLSRVLSLLPDPAHAGRPELAAYHAMLRDYPGRGGKGIRSDLLLASARAHGAQPGTPAWEGALWLAAALELFQNWVLIHDDIEDDSEERRGRPALHRLHGVPLAINAGDGLHAYMWAAVHRAGVPGAMEAFLDMIHRTAEGQHLDLGWVEAREWTLTEADYLDMVRLKTAYYTVVVPLQLGALAAGATPHPDFLPAGLALGAAFQIRDDVLNLNGDPAKYGKEIGGDLLEGKRTMIVLHWLAHAPADQRGAFLAQMHRARPDKDAGVIADIHRWLLESGSVAHAQAYADREAVTGLAALEGALAGAANPQAAHELIGAMRTLATRDH, encoded by the coding sequence ATGCGTGCCGAACTGCTGTCCCGCGTGCTGTCCCTGCTGCCCGACCCGGCCCACGCCGGGCGGCCCGAACTCGCCGCGTACCACGCGATGCTGCGCGACTACCCCGGGCGCGGCGGCAAGGGCATCCGCAGCGACCTGCTGCTCGCCAGCGCCCGCGCGCACGGCGCGCAGCCCGGAACCCCGGCGTGGGAGGGTGCGCTGTGGCTCGCCGCGGCGCTGGAACTCTTCCAGAACTGGGTGCTGATCCACGACGACATCGAGGACGACAGCGAGGAACGCCGCGGCCGCCCGGCCCTGCACCGCCTGCACGGCGTGCCCCTGGCGATCAACGCCGGGGACGGCCTGCACGCCTACATGTGGGCGGCCGTGCACCGCGCGGGCGTGCCCGGCGCGATGGAGGCGTTCCTGGACATGATCCACCGCACCGCCGAGGGCCAGCACCTCGACCTGGGCTGGGTGGAGGCCCGCGAGTGGACCCTGACCGAGGCCGACTACCTGGACATGGTGCGCCTGAAGACCGCGTACTACACGGTGGTCGTGCCGCTGCAACTGGGCGCGCTGGCCGCCGGGGCCACGCCGCACCCGGACTTCCTGCCCGCCGGGCTGGCGCTGGGCGCGGCCTTCCAGATCCGCGACGACGTCCTGAACCTGAACGGCGACCCCGCCAAGTACGGCAAGGAGATCGGCGGCGACCTGCTGGAAGGCAAACGCACCATGATCGTCCTGCACTGGCTGGCGCACGCCCCCGCCGATCAGCGCGGCGCCTTCCTGGCGCAGATGCACCGCGCCCGCCCCGACAAGGACGCGGGCGTGATCGCGGACATCCACCGCTGGCTGCTGGAGAGCGGCAGCGTCGCCCACGCGCAGGCCTACGCCGACCGGGAGGCCGTCACTGGCCTCGCCGCGCTGGAGGGGGCCCTGGCGGGCGCCGCGAACCCGCAGGCGGCGCATGAGCTGATCGGCGCCATGCGGACCCTCGCCACCCGCGACCACTGA
- a CDS encoding alpha/beta fold hydrolase, with translation MTPSRSKLRATSRPGRVRRAVTLGLLLGGLTLGAVAAAQAAQTQAAPAQTAATPAATASAATTTLRPALSGERRFLTLPGFGRVAYYADPRGEGRPLILTVSVNAAASAYEMKPLWDAFAGKRPVYVLEWPGFGSSDRPDVKYTPALMTGALTALVAEVGRDVDVVALSLGSEFAARAALQEPRIRTLALISPSGLGQPRGGTQRAADEDGGQTLYNRLNAVSTPLYALLRTRISIEYFLSRSFRGPVDQGLVNYSLDTTRQPGAKYAPVYFISGQLFTADAYGDLYSRLQVPTLVLYDQDAFVSFDRLPQFTAQPGVRAVRIGGTDGLPHFEKTSEVVEALGAFWAAP, from the coding sequence ATGACGCCCTCCCGCTCCAAGCTCCGCGCGACCTCCCGCCCCGGCCGGGTGCGGCGCGCCGTGACCCTCGGCCTGCTGCTCGGCGGCCTGACCCTGGGGGCCGTCGCCGCCGCGCAGGCCGCGCAGACCCAGGCGGCCCCGGCCCAGACTGCCGCCACCCCCGCCGCGACCGCCTCAGCCGCGACCACCACCCTGCGGCCCGCCCTGAGTGGCGAGCGCCGGTTCCTGACCCTGCCGGGCTTCGGGCGGGTCGCGTACTACGCCGACCCGCGCGGCGAGGGCCGCCCCCTGATCCTGACCGTCAGCGTGAACGCCGCCGCCAGCGCCTACGAGATGAAGCCGCTGTGGGACGCCTTCGCCGGGAAGCGCCCGGTGTACGTGCTGGAATGGCCGGGCTTCGGCAGCAGCGACCGCCCGGACGTGAAGTACACGCCCGCCCTCATGACGGGCGCCCTGACCGCCCTGGTCGCCGAGGTGGGCCGCGACGTGGACGTCGTCGCCCTGAGCCTGGGCAGCGAGTTCGCCGCGCGCGCCGCCCTGCAGGAGCCCCGCATCCGCACGCTGGCCCTGATCAGCCCCAGCGGCCTGGGCCAGCCGCGCGGCGGCACCCAGCGCGCTGCGGACGAGGACGGCGGGCAGACCCTCTACAACCGCCTGAACGCCGTCAGCACCCCGCTGTACGCGCTGCTGCGCACCCGCATCAGCATCGAGTACTTCCTGAGCCGCTCCTTCCGCGGCCCGGTCGACCAGGGTCTCGTGAACTACTCGCTGGACACCACCCGGCAGCCCGGCGCGAAGTACGCCCCGGTGTACTTCATCAGCGGGCAGCTGTTCACCGCCGACGCGTACGGCGACCTCTACAGCCGCCTGCAGGTGCCCACGCTGGTGCTGTACGACCAGGACGCCTTCGTGTCCTTCGACCGCCTGCCGCAGTTCACGGCGCAGCCCGGCGTGCGCGCCGTGCGCATCGGGGGCACCGACGGCCTGCCGCACTTCGAGAAGACCAGCGAGGTGGTCGAGGCCCTCGGGGCGTTCTGGGCCGCCCCCTGA